A genomic stretch from Primulina huaijiensis isolate GDHJ02 chromosome 14, ASM1229523v2, whole genome shotgun sequence includes:
- the LOC140957485 gene encoding magnesium transporter MRS2-1-like isoform X1, which yields MEDLKERLILPKPASAFNLRGSSNRPASSGWLGVDISGLKKRGQGLRSWIRVDANGNSQVIEVDKFAMMRRCDLPARDLRLLDPLFVYPSTILGREKAIVVNLEQIRCIITADEVLLLNSLDSCVLQYVVELQRRLQAAGVGEVWQSEGPELCRRRGSRNFDNMFANTSPDYLPFEFRALEVALETACTFLDSQAAELEIEAYPLLDELTSKISTLNLERVRRLKSRLVALTRRVQKVRDEIEQLMDDDGDMAEMYLTEKKRHTETSFYGDQSSMGIRSVDALLSASAPISPVSSPSGGRKLENNLSFARSRQDSVRSSESVVNRIEELEMMLEAYFVVIDSTLNKLTSMKEYIDDTEDFINIQLDNVRNQLIQFELLLTTATFLVAVCGVVAGIFGMNFPIPLFDDPDAFKWVIIITGVSGLIMFCLFLWFYKYRRLMPL from the exons ATGGAAGACCTTAAAGAACGCCTAATCCTACCAAAACCTGCTTCTGCTTTTAATCTCAGAGGTTCATCGAATAGGCCGGCTAGCTCTGGCTGGCTAGGGGTGGATATTTCTGGCCTGAAAAAGCGAGGTCAAGGCCTTAGATCTTGGATACGAGTCGACGCAAATGGGAATTCCCAAGTGATAGAGGTTGACAAATTCGCCATGATGCGTCGTTGTGATCTTCCTGCACGTGATCTAAGATTATTGGATCCCTTGTTTGTTTACCCCTCAACTATCCTTGGTAGAGAGAAGGCAATTGTCGTGAATCTTGAGCAGATTCGATGTATCATTACCGCAGATGAGGTTTTGTTGTTAAATTCCCTTGATAGCTGTGTGCTACAGTATGTGGTGGAGCTGCAGCGACGGCTGCAAGCGGCGGGAGTTGGTGAAGTTTGGCAGTCTGAAGGTCCAGAATTATGCAGAAGGAGAGGAAGTAGAAATTTTGACAATATGTTTGCTAATACATCTCCTGATTACTTGCCCTTTGAATTTAGGGCTCTTGAAGTTGCCTTGGAGACTGCCTGCACTTTTTTGGACTCTCAG GCAGCAGAACTAGAAATTGAGGCATATCCACTGTTGGATGAACTTACATCAAAGATCAGCACACTGAATCTGGAACGAGTTCGCCGATTAAAAAGCAGACTTGTTGCATTAACTCGGAGGGTTCAAAAG GTTAGGGATGAGATAGAGCAGCTCATGGATGATGATGGAGATATGGCTGAAATGTATCTCACTGAGAAGAAAAGACACACCGAAACATCATTTTATGGAGATCAATCTTCGATGGGAATCCGATCAGTTGATGCGTTGCTGTCTGCTTCTGCTCCTATCTCTCCTGTTTCTTCACCCTCTGGTGGCAGGAAGCTTGAGAATAACCTTAGTTTTGCAAGGAGCAGACAGGATAGCGTGAGGAGCTCAGAAAGTGTTGTTAATAGAATAGAAGAGCTTGAAATGATGTTGGAGGCATACTTTGTTGTCATTGATAGCACCCTCAATAAATTGACTTCG ATGAAGGAGTATATTGATGATACCGAGGACTTCATCAACATTCAGCTG GATAATGTTCGGAACCAGCTTATTCAGTTTGAGTTATTACTCACTACTGCAACATTTCTTGTTGCCGTATGTGGAGTTGTAGCTGGTATATTTGGAATGAACTTTCCTATTCCCTTGTTTGATGACCCTGATGCATTCAAATGGGTTATAATAATCACTGGAGTTTCTGGACTCATTATGTTTTGCCTATTTTTATGGTTTTACAAGTATAGAAGATTGATGCCGCTGTAG
- the LOC140957485 gene encoding magnesium transporter MRS2-1-like isoform X2, which produces MEDLKERLILPKPASAFNLRGSSNRPASSGWLGVDISGLKKRGQGLRSWIRVDANGNSQVIEVDKFAMMRRCDLPARDLRLLDPLFVYPSTILGREKAIVVNLEQIRCIITADEVLLLNSLDSCVLQYVVELQRRLQAAGVGEVWQSEGPELCRRRGSRNFDNMFANTSPDYLPFEFRALEVALETACTFLDSQAAELEIEAYPLLDELTSKISTLNLERVRRLKSRLVALTRRVQKVRDEIEQLMDDDGDMAEMYLTEKKRHTETSFYGDQSSMGIRSVDALLSASAPISPVSSPSGGRKLENNLSFARSRQDSVRSSESVVNRIEELEMMLEAYFVVIDSTLNKLTSMKEYIDDTEDFINIQLDNVRNQLIQFELLLTTATFLVAVCGVVAED; this is translated from the exons ATGGAAGACCTTAAAGAACGCCTAATCCTACCAAAACCTGCTTCTGCTTTTAATCTCAGAGGTTCATCGAATAGGCCGGCTAGCTCTGGCTGGCTAGGGGTGGATATTTCTGGCCTGAAAAAGCGAGGTCAAGGCCTTAGATCTTGGATACGAGTCGACGCAAATGGGAATTCCCAAGTGATAGAGGTTGACAAATTCGCCATGATGCGTCGTTGTGATCTTCCTGCACGTGATCTAAGATTATTGGATCCCTTGTTTGTTTACCCCTCAACTATCCTTGGTAGAGAGAAGGCAATTGTCGTGAATCTTGAGCAGATTCGATGTATCATTACCGCAGATGAGGTTTTGTTGTTAAATTCCCTTGATAGCTGTGTGCTACAGTATGTGGTGGAGCTGCAGCGACGGCTGCAAGCGGCGGGAGTTGGTGAAGTTTGGCAGTCTGAAGGTCCAGAATTATGCAGAAGGAGAGGAAGTAGAAATTTTGACAATATGTTTGCTAATACATCTCCTGATTACTTGCCCTTTGAATTTAGGGCTCTTGAAGTTGCCTTGGAGACTGCCTGCACTTTTTTGGACTCTCAG GCAGCAGAACTAGAAATTGAGGCATATCCACTGTTGGATGAACTTACATCAAAGATCAGCACACTGAATCTGGAACGAGTTCGCCGATTAAAAAGCAGACTTGTTGCATTAACTCGGAGGGTTCAAAAG GTTAGGGATGAGATAGAGCAGCTCATGGATGATGATGGAGATATGGCTGAAATGTATCTCACTGAGAAGAAAAGACACACCGAAACATCATTTTATGGAGATCAATCTTCGATGGGAATCCGATCAGTTGATGCGTTGCTGTCTGCTTCTGCTCCTATCTCTCCTGTTTCTTCACCCTCTGGTGGCAGGAAGCTTGAGAATAACCTTAGTTTTGCAAGGAGCAGACAGGATAGCGTGAGGAGCTCAGAAAGTGTTGTTAATAGAATAGAAGAGCTTGAAATGATGTTGGAGGCATACTTTGTTGTCATTGATAGCACCCTCAATAAATTGACTTCG ATGAAGGAGTATATTGATGATACCGAGGACTTCATCAACATTCAGCTG GATAATGTTCGGAACCAGCTTATTCAGTTTGAGTTATTACTCACTACTGCAACATTTCTTGTTGCCGTATGTGGAGTTGTAGCTG AAGATTGA